A window of the Ostrea edulis chromosome 1, xbOstEdul1.1, whole genome shotgun sequence genome harbors these coding sequences:
- the LOC125658310 gene encoding DNA topoisomerase I, mitochondrial-like produces the protein MDLNDDESSVNQEPVVSPGAHDKVVDLKAKMVSSEMSHANHAEQNGHATLPMTKDEDRHKSSKHSSSSKHGHSSSSSKHSSSSSNKHHSSSSSSSKHRDSSSSSSHKHKDKDRSSSSSKDKSLSSKHSSSSHKSSSSSGHKEGSSSSHREGSSKDKSSSSSKDRSSSSHKEGSSKHSSSSSHKHSSSSGKHKDGSSSKHSSSSEQKHKEKLKEEVEKVKVKTEPTSPVKTSGKEKSPSRSPSKRDSSPSKRDSSPTKRDSSPSKRQSNSIKSVKEEEMSDDEIPLATRIKKEQPTEKRRHESDDDDDDEPLSARIEKEKKKIKKEVKVEKSSPKKRKQDDSDDDFPKKKKKKVKPESGKQEKKSVTKKGVKEEETHEVWRWWEEERREDGVKWTFLEHKGPLFAPDYEPLPDDIRFYYDGKVFKLSESAEEVATFYAKMLEHDYTTKDVFNSNFLKDWRKTMTSKEKDLIKDLKKCNFKELAEYFKLKSEERKNRSKEEKKAEKLKNDEIQKEYGFCLMDGHKEKIGNFKIEPPGLFRGRGDHPKQGMLKTRTLPEDVIINCSKTAKIPSPPPGHKWKEVRHDNKVSWLACWNENIQGSTKYVMLNAASRLKGEKDWQKYETARRLHKCVDKIRATYREDWKSKEMRIRQRAVALYFIDKLALRAGNEKEEGETADTVGCCSLRREHLTLHEKYDDKEYVVEFDFLGKDSIRYYNRIPVEKRVFKNLQLFMENKAGEDDVFDRLNTTILNKHLHDLMDGLTAKVFRTYNASRTLQEQLNILTEAEDGMAAKLLSYNRANRAVAILCNHQRAAPKNFSKQMENLQNKIEDKKTAIKEAKKNVKDAKVDYKATKTEKAKQALTKRKAQLERLEEQLTKLEVQATDKEENKEIALGTSKLNYLDPRISVAWCKKWEVPVEKIYNKTQREKFRWAIDMAEADFEF, from the exons ATGGATTTAAACGATGATGAATCAAGTGTAAATCAG GAACCCGTCGTCTCCCCTGGAGCCCACGATAAAG TTGTTGATCTGAAAGCCAAGATGGTTAGCAGTGAAATGAGCCATGCCAACCATGCTGAACAGAATGGACATGCCACCCTTCCAATGACCAAAGATGAAGATAGGCACAAAAGTTCCAAGCACTCATCAAGCTCCAAGCATGGACACAGCTCATCATCATCTAAGCACTCCAGCAGCAGCTCTAACAAGCATCACAGTAGCTCTAGCTCATCCAGCAAACACCGAGATAGCAGCAGTTCTAGTTCTCACAAGCATAAGGATAAAGACAGGAGCAGCTCAAGCTCAAAGGATAAGAGCTTGAGCAGTAAGCATTCCAGCTCATCTCACAAGTCTAGCTCAAGTAGTGGCCATAAGGAAGGCAGTTCCAGCAGTCATAGAGAAGGAAGTTCTAAAGATAAAAGTTCAAGCAGCAGCAAAGATCGAAGCTCTAGCAGTCACAAAGAGGGTTCGAGCAAACACAGCTCATCAAGCAGCCACAAGCATAGTTCCTCCTCGGGCAAGCACAAAGATGGCAGCAGCTCCAAGCACAGCTCCTCTTCTGAGCAGAAacataaagaaaaattaaaggAGGAGGttgaaaaggtgaaggtcaaGACTGAGCCTACTTCTCCAGTCAAGACATCAGGAAAGGAAAAATCTCCCAGTCGGTCCCCCAGCAAGAGAGATTCGTCACCCAGTAAGAGGGATTCGTCACCCACTAAGAGGGACTCATCACCAAGTAAGAGGCAGTCTAATTCCATAAAGTCTGTCAAGGAAGAGGAAATGAGTGACGATGAAATACCTTTG GCTACTAGAATAAAGAAGGAACAACCCACAGAGAAGAGGCGACATGAATCGGACGATGATGACGATGACGAACCTCTGTCTGCAAG AAtcgaaaaagaaaagaagaagatcAAAAAAGAAGTAAAGGTGGAAAAAAGCAGTCCTAAAAAGAGAAAACAGGATGATTCAGATGATGATTTTCCCAAG aagaagaaaaagaaagtgAAGCCTGAAAGTGGGAAACAGGAGAAGAAATCTGTAACAAAAAAAGGTGTCAAGGAAGAGGAGACACATGAAGTCTGGAGATG GTGGGAGGAGGAACGCCGCGAGGATGGGGTAAAATGGACATTCCTGGAACACAAGGGACCGCTGTTTGCTCCAGATTATGAACCACTGCCAGATGACATCAGATTCTACTATGATG GGAAAGTGTTCAAACTGTCAGAGTCTGCAGAAGAAGTAGCCACGTTTTATGCTAAGATGTTAGAGCATGACTACACCACAAAGGATGTCTTCAACAGCAACTTCCTGAAAGACTGGAGAAAG ACAATGACATCAAAGGAGAAGGACTTGATTAAAGATTTGAAGAAATGCAACTTCAAAGAACTGGCAGAGTATTTTAAGCTCAAATCAGAGGAAAGAAAAAATCGATCTAAAGAAGAGAAAAAG GCTGAGAAAttgaaaaatgatgaaattcAGAAAGAGTATGGATTTTGTCTTATGGATGGTCACAAAGAGAAGATTGGAAACTTCAAAATAGAACCCCCAGGATTGTTTAGAGGAAGAGGGGACCATCCCAAACAGGGCATGTTGAAGACCAGGACTCTCCCGGAGGATGTTATCATCAACTGCAGCAA GACAGCGAAAATTCCCAGCCCACCACCTGGTCACAAATGGAAGGAAGTTCGCCATGATAATAAG GTCTCGTGGCTTGCATGTTGGAATGAGAACATTCAGGGAAGTACCAAATATGTTATGCTGAATGCAGCCTCCAGATTGAAG GGAGAGAAAGATTGGCAGAAATACGAGACGGCAAGAAGACTGCATAAATGTGTGGACAAAATCAGAGCTACATACAGAGAGGACTGGAAGTCTAAGGAAATGCGGATCCGACAGCGAGCCGTGGCTCTGTATTTCATTGACAAA CTCGCGTTgagagctggtaatgagaaggaAGAAGGTGAGACAGCTGACACGGTGGGTTGCTGCTCTTTAAGGAGGGAACACCTGACCCTTCATGAGAAATACGACGACAAGGAATATGTGGTAGAGTTTGATTTCCTGGGTAAGGACTCCATCCGATACTACAATCGAATACCTGTGGAGAAGAGGGTCTTCAAAAATTTGCAGCTGTTTATGGAAAACAAAGCCGGAGAAGATGATGTCTTTGATCGCTTAAAT ACCACAATTCTGAACAAGCATCTTCATGACTTGATGGATGGCCTTACAGCTAAAGTATTCCGTACATACAACGCTTCACGGACTCTGCAAGAACAACTGAATATCTTGACTGAAG CTGAGGATGGAATGGCTGCTAAGTTACTGTCATACAACAGGGCGAACAGAGCTGTAGCAATCCTGTGTAACCATCAGAGGGCAGCCCCTAAAAACTTCAGCAAACAGATGGAAAACCTGCAAAACAAG ATCGAGGACAAGAAGACTGCCATCAAGGAAGCAAAGAAGAATGTCAAGGATGCCAAGGTTGATTACAAAGCCACAAAGACGGAGAAGGCAAAACA GGCTTTGACCAAGAGGAAGGCCCAGTTGGAACGTCTGGAGGAACAACTGACCAAACTTGAAGTACAGGCAACTGACAAG GAAGAAAATAAGGAGATAGCCCTTGGAACATCTAAACTGAACTATTTGGATCCCCGAATTTCAGTTGCATG GTGCAAGAAATGGGAAGTTCCTGTAGAGAAAATCTACAACAAAACTCAGCGCGAGAAGTTTAGATGGGCAATCGACATGGCAGAGGCTGACTTTGAATTTTAA